Within Pseudomonas sp. LBUM920, the genomic segment TCTTAACGGAACAAGGCCCTCAGCCAAAGGACTCTGACAAAAACTACTCCGTTAACGCGCGGGTTCGAAAGCTGGATCGACGGGTGGCGGGCACTTGCGAGTGTCGACTGGGTCACAGCTTGGCGAGCTTGAGCTCAAGTCGCCCTGCAACCCGCCGACAGCCTGTTGATCAGGAGAATAATTATTATGCTGCCACCCATGCTGCCCGTCAGCGTTGTGCCGGTCACGTCACAACTTGACCCGGTGCGTCAGAAGCCGGATATCCCGCCCGTGGTGCCAGTGCAAGCGGGCTCCAACGAAAGCACGATCGACCTGAAAAAGGGCGATGCCGAGCAGTCAACCTTGTTGCTGCGCGAGGAACAACGCCGCCAGCAGGAACAGCAGAAGCGCCGGCGCGAAGCCGACGAAGACCCCGAAGTACACCTGGCGATCCCCGGCGATGTGCTCAACGCCGACAACACCGTGCCGGTGGTGCCGCTGATCGAAGATGCGCCGCGCCAGGGCCTGTGGGTGGACGTCGAGGTTTAGTCACGCAATTCGCGTAGCGCGCTGATCAGCAGTTCAATGTCGTGTTCGGTGTTGAGCGGGCTGACCGACACCCGCGCAACGCTCGTCAGCCCTCGCGCCTGCATGTCCAGCGGCGTGTAGCCTACGCCATTTGCGCCGATGTTGATTCGCTTCAGCCCAAGGCGTCGTTTGAGTTCGAAGGCGTCCCAGCCTGCGAGGTTGAAGGCGATCAGTCCTGAATGCGCCGTGCCCAGGTCGTGAAGGGAAACCCCCGGCAGCTGACGCAATGCTTCACGGATTCGCTCACTGAGTTGTAAGACCCTTTCCCACGTGTGCTCCACGCCCAGTCGATTCGCCTCCTGCAACGCATTGCCCAAGCCAGCCAACAAGGCAAAAGACACCTCGCTGGTTTCAAAGCGCCGGGCGTCATCGCGCAGGTCGAAGCCTTCGGCGGTCCAGGGTGCGGAAAACACATCGCGCTGGGCGGGATTGAGCTGCGAGAGAAAATCCGGTCGCACATACAGTAACGCCGTGCCGCGTGGCCCACGCAGGTGTTTGCGGCCGGCCGACTTGAGCACATCGCAGTGCAGCGCCTGCACATCCACCGGCAGTTGGCCGACCGCTTGGCCGGCGTCGATGAAATAGGCAATGGCGTGGCGCCTGGCCACTGCGCCGATCGCCTGGGCAGGGTTGATCACGCCGCCGTTGGCCGGCAGCCAGGTCAAGTCGATCAGCTTGACCCTGGCATCAATCATCGACTCCAGCGCCACCGGGCAGACTGCGCCGGTTTCATCGCAGGGAATGACTTCTATCCGTGCGCCGGCTTGCACCGCCTGTTGCATGCTCGCCAGGTTGCCGCCCCATTCGTGGCGACCGACCAGAATGCGCTCGCCAGGTTGCCATGGGCCCAAGGCCTGGAAGGCCATGCTCCAGGCGCTTGAGCCGCTGCTGGCGAATGCGATCGACGAGGTCGGCGCATTGAGCAGTTGCGCGGCTGCGCGCCGGGCCTTTTCTACCAGCACGGCACCCTGCTCGCCGGCCTCCATCGGGCCGTTGCGGGCTTCGCGTTGCAACTGGTCGATGATTGCGTCCAGTGTGGCCTGGCTGGGCAGTGAGGCACCCGCGTGGTTAAAGTGCACGATGCCCGACTGGCAGCCGGGCGTTGCGTCGCGCAGCTGCTGGACTTCGAGCGGGCTCACGGCTGCAACTCGAAAATCGCATCAACCTCCACCGCCACGCCGGCCGGCAGGCTGGACACACCGACGGCAGTCCGCACATGCCGGCCTTTGTCACCCAGGGCGTTGACCACCAGGTTCGATGCGCCATTGGCGACCACGCTTTGGCGCTGGAAGTCGCCGCTGCTGGCAATGAACACACCCAGGCGCAGAATGCGCACCACGCGCGACAGGTCATCACCGACGGCATCGCTCAATTGCCCCAACAGGCCCAGCGCCGCCAACTCTGCCGCCTGGGCGCCTTCTTCATCGCTGAGGGTTTCGCCTAACCGGCCGATGTAGGCCGGTTTGCCATCGATCATGGGAATTTGCCCAGAGATAAACAGCTGGTTCTGGCTGATCACATGGTTGATGTAGTTGGCCGCCGGCTGGCTGGGCGTTGGCAGCGTCAGGCCAAGGGCTTGCACGCGTTGGCGAAGGGAGTCGCGCATGTTGAATCCTCTAGGGGGAGTAAGGTTTCAGCATGTGGGCTGAGCCGTCGGGCGACAAACGGATAGAACTCACCTGACGTATCGAAAAAACTCACGCGTTGCGGCAGGCGTCCTTCAACCACTGGCTGAAGCATTCGGCCGCGTCGCTGGTGGGGCCTTGGGGCGCGATCAGCCAGTAGCCGATTTCGCTGTGATAGGGCGGCCGGTCGAAGGCTTCCACCAGGCTGCCCTCCTGCAGCTTGCGCTCGATCAGACGGTGCCGGCCCATGGCGATGCCCTGGCCGGCCACGGCGGCTTCGACCACGATGTTGTAGTCGTGCAGCATCACGCGGGGGTGGTGCTCGAGGTCGATGTGATAATGCGCGCACCAGTCCGTCCATTCGAAGGGACGGTGCGAGGTGGCCATCAATAACGCGCCATTGTGCAGTTGGCCGGCCTTGAAGGCCGGGCTGCACACCGGCGAAATCACTTCGGGCATCAGGCGGGTGGCGTGGACGTCCGGCCAATCGCCTTTGCCAT encodes:
- a CDS encoding aminotransferase class V-fold PLP-dependent enzyme, with translation MSPLEVQQLRDATPGCQSGIVHFNHAGASLPSQATLDAIIDQLQREARNGPMEAGEQGAVLVEKARRAAAQLLNAPTSSIAFASSGSSAWSMAFQALGPWQPGERILVGRHEWGGNLASMQQAVQAGARIEVIPCDETGAVCPVALESMIDARVKLIDLTWLPANGGVINPAQAIGAVARRHAIAYFIDAGQAVGQLPVDVQALHCDVLKSAGRKHLRGPRGTALLYVRPDFLSQLNPAQRDVFSAPWTAEGFDLRDDARRFETSEVSFALLAGLGNALQEANRLGVEHTWERVLQLSERIREALRQLPGVSLHDLGTAHSGLIAFNLAGWDAFELKRRLGLKRINIGANGVGYTPLDMQARGLTSVARVSVSPLNTEHDIELLISALRELRD
- a CDS encoding aspartate-semialdehyde dehydrogenase, which encodes MLPPMLPVSVVPVTSQLDPVRQKPDIPPVVPVQAGSNESTIDLKKGDAEQSTLLLREEQRRQQEQQKRRREADEDPEVHLAIPGDVLNADNTVPVVPLIEDAPRQGLWVDVEV
- a CDS encoding RidA family protein is translated as MRDSLRQRVQALGLTLPTPSQPAANYINHVISQNQLFISGQIPMIDGKPAYIGRLGETLSDEEGAQAAELAALGLLGQLSDAVGDDLSRVVRILRLGVFIASSGDFQRQSVVANGASNLVVNALGDKGRHVRTAVGVSSLPAGVAVEVDAIFELQP